One region of Alosa sapidissima isolate fAloSap1 chromosome 1, fAloSap1.pri, whole genome shotgun sequence genomic DNA includes:
- the acap2a gene encoding arf-GAP with coiled-coil, ANK repeat and PH domain-containing protein 2 isoform X1, protein MKVTVDFEDCLKDSPRFRATIEEVETDVGELESKLDKLVKLCIGMIDAGRAYILANKQFVNGIRDLALQSTRDVVIESSLTKFAESLQEMNNYHTILFDQAQRSIKSQLQTFVKEDLRKIKETKKQFDKVSEEKEVALVKNAQVPRNKTHEVDEATNILTTTRKCFRHIALDYVLQINVLQSKRRSEILKSMLSFMQAHLSFFHQGYDLFSELQPLMKQLGIQLDQLVVDAAKEKRDMEQKHSTIQQKAALQDLFNEDTKLEYNVDTDNGIAMEGYLFKRASNAFKTWNRKKADNNRRWFSIQNSQMVYQKKFKDNPTVVVEDLRLCTVKPCEDIERRFCFEVVSPTKSCMMQADSEKLRQAWIKAVQDSIATAFRENGDEPVTRLDRKSSASLGSLDSGGDTRSMKGESALGRVLAIPGNDTCADCGQPEPRWASINLGITLCIECSGIHRSLGVHNSKVRSLTLDSWEPELLKLMCELGNGLINQIYEARREELGSRKPQPGDPRQEIEAFIRAKYIDRKFVLKPSAMEQRAKVISLSKQDKQPRSCAEFLPPRPPPPTPKLRTASSTSVAATGQEVRRDSLFCPDELDSLFSYFDTSSKLRSLRSADSGIQNSADGSREMLASTPSSNSLSEPEPESESPVAVQRVESPPVFSELTDFSSDLLLYWASCACSLPDMAEAMAHGADINWVNSEDSNRTPLIQAVQGGSLVTCEFLLQNAGNVDQQDIRGRGPLHHATILGHTGQVCLFLKRGAKQNAVDTDGRTPLSIAVEAANADIVTLLRLAKMNEEMRETEGVFGQPGQYPSHNTQTEQQYKKCIQEFITLQLDES, encoded by the exons ATGAAGGTGACTGTGGATTTTGAAGATTGTCTGAAAGATTCTCCTCGATTCCG AGCGACCATCGAGGAAGTGGAGACAGATGTCGGGGAGTTGGAGTCCAAACTAGACAAG CTGGTCAAGCTCTGTATTGGGATGATTGATGCTGGCAGGGCCTATATTCTGGCCAACAAGCAGTTTGTCAACGGTATCAGAGACCTCGCTCTGCAGTCCACTAGAGATGTGGTCATCGAG TCGAGTTTAACCAAGTTCGCTGAAAGTCTGCAAGAGATGAATAACTACCATACA ATTTTATTTGATCAAGCTCAGAGATCAATAAAGTCCCAACTCCAGACATTTGTGAAGGA AGACCTTCGGAAAATAAAAGAGACCAAGAAGCAGTTTGACAAGGTCAgtgaggagaaggaggtggcCCTGGTGAAGAACGCTCAGGTGCCTCGGAACAAAACGCACGAGGTTGACGAGGCCACTAACATCCTCACCACCACGCGAAAGTGCTTCCGCCACATCGCCTTGGACTATGTGCTGCAG ATCAATGTCCTCCAGTCTAAAAGAAGATCTGAAATCCTCAAATCA ATGCTGTCCTTCATGCAAGCTCATCTCAGCTTCTTCCACCAAGGCTATGACCTATTTAGTGAGCTTCAACCACTTATGAAACAACTAGGCATACAG CTGGATCAGCTTGTGGTTGATGCtgcaaaagagaaaagagacatGGAGCAGAAACATTCCACTATCCAACAGAAG GCAGCGCTACAA GACTTATTCAACGAGGACACTAAGTTAGAGTACAATGTGGACACAGACAATGGGATTGCCATGGAGGGTTACCTGTTCAAAAGGGCTAGCAACGCCTTTAAAACATGGAATAG GAAAAAAGCAGATAATAACAG gcGCTGGTTCTCCATTCAAAATAGCCAGATGGTTTATCAGAAGAAATTTAAG gATAACCCCACTGTGGTTGTGGAGGACCTGCGACTGTGTACTGTGAAGCCGTGTGAAGACATTGAGCGGCGCTTCTGCTTTGAAGTGGTATCACCCACAAA GAGCTGCATGATGCAGGCGGACTCGGAGAAGCTGCGGCAGGCCTGGATCAAAGCGGTGCAGGACAGCATCGCCACGGCCTTCAGGGAGAACGGAGACGAACCCGTG ACAAGGCTTGATCGTAAGTCCTCTGCGTCCCTGGGCAGTCTGGACTCGGGGGGTGACACCAGGTCTATGAAGGGCGAGAGCGCCCTCGGGAGGGTGCTGGCCATCCCCGGGAACGACACCTGTGCCGACTGTGGGCAGCCCGAGCCACGCTGGGCCAGCATCAACCTGGGCATCACGCTCTGCATCGAGTGCTCCGGCATACACAG GAGTCTGGGTGTGCACAACTCCAAAGTCAGGTCCCTTACACTGGACTCCTGGGAGCCAGAACTACTCAAG TTAATGTGTGAACTTGGAAATGGGCTGATAAACCAGATCTATGAGGCCCGTCGAGAGGAGCTGGGAAGCAGGAAACCACAGCCTGGAGACCCCAG ACAGGAGATTGAGGCCTTTATCAGAGCCAAGTACATTGACAGGAAGTTTGTGCTGAAGCCTTCTGCCATGGAGCAGAGGGCTAAGGTGATTAGCCTGAGCAAACAGGATAAGCAGCCGAGGAGTTGTGCCGAGTTCCTGCCCCCACGGCCGCCTCCACCCACCCCAAAGCTCCGCACAGCCTCCAGCACCTCAG TAGCGGCTACTGGCCAGGAGGTTCGCCGTGATTCACTCTTCTGCCCTGATGAGCTTGACTCACTCTTCTCCTACTTTGACACTTCCTCAAAGCTGCGGAGTT TGCGGAGTGCGGATAGTGGCATACAGAACAGTGCAGATGGCAGTCGGGAGATGTTGGCCTCGACTCCCTCCAGCAACAGCCTCAGTGAGCCAG agcCTGAGTCCGAGTCCCCAGTTGCTGTACAGCGGGTCGAGTCTCCACCGGTCTTCTCCGAGCTGACAGACTTCTCGTCAGACCTGCTGCTCTACTGGGCCTCCTGCGCCTGCAGTCTCCCCGACATGGCCGAGGCCATGGCACATGGCGCCGACATCAACTGGGTCAACTCCGAGGACAGCAACCGGACGCCTCTCATACAGGCAGTCCAAGGG GGCTCACTGGTCACCTGTGAGTTCCTCCTTCAGAACGCTGGTAATGTGGACCAACAGGACATCCGCGGCCGAGGTCCACTGCACCATGCCACGATTCTGGGCCACACAGG TCAAGTGTGCCTGTTTCTGAAGAGGGGGGCCAAACAGAATGCTGTCGACACTGATGGCAGAACTCCGCTGTCCATCGCTGTAGAGGCTGCCAATGCTGACATAGTCACTCT GCTGCGTCTGGCGAAGATGAACGAGGAGATGCGGGAGACGGAGGGAGTGTTTGGCCAGCCAGGTCAATATCCCTCCCACAATACCCAAACTGAACAGCAGTATAAGAAATGCATACAAGAGTTTATCACTCTGCAGCTGGACGAGTCctaa
- the acap2a gene encoding arf-GAP with coiled-coil, ANK repeat and PH domain-containing protein 2 isoform X6 has translation MKVTVDFEDCLKDSPRFRATIEEVETDVGELESKLDKLVKLCIGMIDAGRAYILANKQFVNGIRDLALQSTRDVVIESSLTKFAESLQEMNNYHTILFDQAQRSIKSQLQTFVKEDLRKIKETKKQFDKVSEEKEVALVKNAQVPRNKTHEVDEATNILTTTRKCFRHIALDYVLQINVLQSKRRSEILKSMLSFMQAHLSFFHQGYDLFSELQPLMKQLGIQLDQLVVDAAKEKRDMEQKHSTIQQKAALQDLFNEDTKLEYNVDTDNGIAMEGYLFKRASNAFKTWNRKKADNNRRWFSIQNSQMVYQKKFKDNPTVVVEDLRLCTVKPCEDIERRFCFEVVSPTKSCMMQADSEKLRQAWIKAVQDSIATAFRENGDEPVTRLDRKSSASLGSLDSGGDTRSMKGESALGRVLAIPGNDTCADCGQPEPRWASINLGITLCIECSGIHRSLGVHNSKVRSLTLDSWEPELLKLMCELGNGLINQIYEARREELGSRKPQPGDPRQEIEAFIRAKYIDRKFVLKPSAMEQRAKVISLSKQDKQPRSCAEFLPPRPPPPTPKLRTASSTSVRSADSGIQNSADGSREMLASTPSSNSLSEPEPESESPVAVQRVESPPVFSELTDFSSDLLLYWASCACSLPDMAEAMAHGADINWVNSEDSNRTPLIQAVQGGSLVTCEFLLQNAGNVDQQDIRGRGPLHHATILGHTGQVCLFLKRGAKQNAVDTDGRTPLSIAVEAANADIVTLLRLAKMNEEMRETEGVFGQPGQYPSHNTQTEQQYKKCIQEFITLQLDES, from the exons ATGAAGGTGACTGTGGATTTTGAAGATTGTCTGAAAGATTCTCCTCGATTCCG AGCGACCATCGAGGAAGTGGAGACAGATGTCGGGGAGTTGGAGTCCAAACTAGACAAG CTGGTCAAGCTCTGTATTGGGATGATTGATGCTGGCAGGGCCTATATTCTGGCCAACAAGCAGTTTGTCAACGGTATCAGAGACCTCGCTCTGCAGTCCACTAGAGATGTGGTCATCGAG TCGAGTTTAACCAAGTTCGCTGAAAGTCTGCAAGAGATGAATAACTACCATACA ATTTTATTTGATCAAGCTCAGAGATCAATAAAGTCCCAACTCCAGACATTTGTGAAGGA AGACCTTCGGAAAATAAAAGAGACCAAGAAGCAGTTTGACAAGGTCAgtgaggagaaggaggtggcCCTGGTGAAGAACGCTCAGGTGCCTCGGAACAAAACGCACGAGGTTGACGAGGCCACTAACATCCTCACCACCACGCGAAAGTGCTTCCGCCACATCGCCTTGGACTATGTGCTGCAG ATCAATGTCCTCCAGTCTAAAAGAAGATCTGAAATCCTCAAATCA ATGCTGTCCTTCATGCAAGCTCATCTCAGCTTCTTCCACCAAGGCTATGACCTATTTAGTGAGCTTCAACCACTTATGAAACAACTAGGCATACAG CTGGATCAGCTTGTGGTTGATGCtgcaaaagagaaaagagacatGGAGCAGAAACATTCCACTATCCAACAGAAG GCAGCGCTACAA GACTTATTCAACGAGGACACTAAGTTAGAGTACAATGTGGACACAGACAATGGGATTGCCATGGAGGGTTACCTGTTCAAAAGGGCTAGCAACGCCTTTAAAACATGGAATAG GAAAAAAGCAGATAATAACAG gcGCTGGTTCTCCATTCAAAATAGCCAGATGGTTTATCAGAAGAAATTTAAG gATAACCCCACTGTGGTTGTGGAGGACCTGCGACTGTGTACTGTGAAGCCGTGTGAAGACATTGAGCGGCGCTTCTGCTTTGAAGTGGTATCACCCACAAA GAGCTGCATGATGCAGGCGGACTCGGAGAAGCTGCGGCAGGCCTGGATCAAAGCGGTGCAGGACAGCATCGCCACGGCCTTCAGGGAGAACGGAGACGAACCCGTG ACAAGGCTTGATCGTAAGTCCTCTGCGTCCCTGGGCAGTCTGGACTCGGGGGGTGACACCAGGTCTATGAAGGGCGAGAGCGCCCTCGGGAGGGTGCTGGCCATCCCCGGGAACGACACCTGTGCCGACTGTGGGCAGCCCGAGCCACGCTGGGCCAGCATCAACCTGGGCATCACGCTCTGCATCGAGTGCTCCGGCATACACAG GAGTCTGGGTGTGCACAACTCCAAAGTCAGGTCCCTTACACTGGACTCCTGGGAGCCAGAACTACTCAAG TTAATGTGTGAACTTGGAAATGGGCTGATAAACCAGATCTATGAGGCCCGTCGAGAGGAGCTGGGAAGCAGGAAACCACAGCCTGGAGACCCCAG ACAGGAGATTGAGGCCTTTATCAGAGCCAAGTACATTGACAGGAAGTTTGTGCTGAAGCCTTCTGCCATGGAGCAGAGGGCTAAGGTGATTAGCCTGAGCAAACAGGATAAGCAGCCGAGGAGTTGTGCCGAGTTCCTGCCCCCACGGCCGCCTCCACCCACCCCAAAGCTCCGCACAGCCTCCAGCACCTCAG TGCGGAGTGCGGATAGTGGCATACAGAACAGTGCAGATGGCAGTCGGGAGATGTTGGCCTCGACTCCCTCCAGCAACAGCCTCAGTGAGCCAG agcCTGAGTCCGAGTCCCCAGTTGCTGTACAGCGGGTCGAGTCTCCACCGGTCTTCTCCGAGCTGACAGACTTCTCGTCAGACCTGCTGCTCTACTGGGCCTCCTGCGCCTGCAGTCTCCCCGACATGGCCGAGGCCATGGCACATGGCGCCGACATCAACTGGGTCAACTCCGAGGACAGCAACCGGACGCCTCTCATACAGGCAGTCCAAGGG GGCTCACTGGTCACCTGTGAGTTCCTCCTTCAGAACGCTGGTAATGTGGACCAACAGGACATCCGCGGCCGAGGTCCACTGCACCATGCCACGATTCTGGGCCACACAGG TCAAGTGTGCCTGTTTCTGAAGAGGGGGGCCAAACAGAATGCTGTCGACACTGATGGCAGAACTCCGCTGTCCATCGCTGTAGAGGCTGCCAATGCTGACATAGTCACTCT GCTGCGTCTGGCGAAGATGAACGAGGAGATGCGGGAGACGGAGGGAGTGTTTGGCCAGCCAGGTCAATATCCCTCCCACAATACCCAAACTGAACAGCAGTATAAGAAATGCATACAAGAGTTTATCACTCTGCAGCTGGACGAGTCctaa